Proteins encoded together in one Peribacillus asahii window:
- a CDS encoding long-chain-fatty-acid--CoA ligase codes for MNVPLVLPRFLDRAVALYGDKEAAYCDDRVFTYREINERVNRLSHGLQDLGIKKGDHVAYLASNTVEMFEGFYGVYQLGAVMVPLNIRLKPEDYLFILNHSESKVLFVDQDLYDFIVPIKERLETVEHIIVHYKDKETPEIDYDAWLERYSADAFNRAELDENDVCSLLYTSGTTGNPKGVMLTHRNNYLHALSTMHHFRITDRDVYLHVLPMFHVNGWGTPFSYTANGATHVFLRKATPAAIHNLVKARKVTVLNMAPTVLNALLEYHAKNPVEFEQDVRTFIAGSAPPPAFVTRVEQELGWEFIQIYGMTECSPVSAISRIRSSLPELSPSEQAKVKAKAGYPMIGCELKIVDENGEEVAHNGKEIGEVVYRGHGTMLGYWKNEEATMETIRNGWLHTGDMGTIDENGYIDIVDRKKDVIISGGENISSIEVEGALYEHPAILEAAVIAAPHEKWGETPHAIVVLKENQHVTEEEIIKFSRERLAHFKAVTGVTFVEELPKTASGKIQKVHLRNDHWKAQGKGERLVN; via the coding sequence ATGAACGTACCATTAGTGTTGCCGCGTTTTTTAGATCGAGCAGTTGCTTTATATGGAGATAAAGAAGCAGCTTATTGTGATGATAGAGTATTTACATATCGAGAAATAAATGAAAGAGTAAATAGACTTTCACATGGTTTACAAGATCTTGGAATTAAAAAAGGAGATCATGTTGCTTACTTAGCATCGAATACAGTGGAAATGTTCGAAGGATTTTATGGCGTGTATCAGCTTGGAGCAGTTATGGTTCCTCTTAATATACGATTAAAACCTGAAGACTACTTATTTATTTTAAACCATAGTGAATCTAAAGTATTATTTGTTGACCAAGATTTATATGATTTTATTGTACCGATTAAAGAGCGATTAGAAACGGTTGAGCATATTATTGTTCATTATAAAGACAAGGAAACTCCTGAAATCGATTATGATGCTTGGCTAGAAAGATATTCTGCTGATGCTTTCAATCGTGCTGAGTTAGATGAAAATGATGTATGCAGCCTTCTATATACAAGTGGTACAACAGGAAATCCAAAGGGTGTCATGTTAACGCATCGTAATAATTATCTTCATGCCCTAAGTACTATGCATCACTTCCGTATTACGGACCGCGATGTATATTTACATGTTTTACCGATGTTCCATGTGAATGGTTGGGGTACACCATTTTCCTATACAGCAAACGGGGCTACTCATGTTTTTCTTAGAAAAGCTACTCCAGCGGCTATTCACAATCTAGTGAAAGCCCGTAAAGTAACTGTTTTAAACATGGCTCCAACCGTATTAAATGCTTTACTAGAGTATCATGCGAAGAATCCTGTTGAATTCGAGCAAGATGTCCGTACTTTTATTGCGGGATCAGCGCCGCCGCCTGCGTTTGTTACACGTGTTGAACAGGAATTAGGATGGGAATTCATTCAAATTTATGGAATGACTGAATGTTCTCCAGTAAGTGCGATTTCCAGGATTCGATCATCATTACCTGAATTATCACCATCAGAACAAGCTAAAGTGAAGGCTAAAGCAGGGTATCCAATGATTGGTTGTGAGCTCAAAATTGTTGATGAAAACGGAGAAGAAGTTGCTCATAATGGAAAAGAAATAGGTGAAGTTGTATATAGAGGACATGGTACGATGCTAGGCTACTGGAAAAATGAAGAAGCGACAATGGAAACCATTCGAAACGGCTGGCTTCATACAGGGGATATGGGCACGATCGATGAAAATGGGTATATTGACATTGTTGATAGAAAGAAAGATGTAATCATCAGTGGTGGAGAAAATATCTCTTCTATTGAAGTAGAAGGAGCATTATATGAGCACCCAGCTATTCTTGAAGCTGCTGTTATTGCTGCTCCTCATGAAAAATGGGGTGAAACTCCACATGCTATTGTTGTTTTAAAAGAAAATCAACATGTCACTGAAGAAGAAATCATTAAGTTCTCAAGAGAACGATTAGCACACTTCAAAGCAGTGACAGGAGTTACATTCGTCGAAGAACTCCCTAAAACAGCATCTGGAAAAATTCAAAAAGTTCATCTCCGTAATGATCATTGGAAGGCTCAAGGCAAAGGTGAACGTTTGGTGAATTAA
- a CDS encoding S1C family serine protease: MTTFGFVLWNYFYPNDYQKMPKTTVVVDSTKVEEDKKETEKKTEEIKAEALPASEITEKVQKDVSRVIEESLQKVVTIYTEASQGSGFLINEKGDILTNAHVVEGSIYVTVQDSTNHEYSGTVIGYSNNTDVAVVRVPDLAGGNFLPMETTEIASLGEEVLALGSPLGLRNTATLGHITGVDRSFYIGERAYENIYQMSAQIASGSSGGPLVSLKTEKVIAINSAKVMGEESIGFSIPINSIYSLITDWITTPLSEQELNNLFYNDEGYLHYQEELENGDDWYFDGGDYSDENNSYYDIPDDWYNASEEEDSLYEEDGYEYEEETIHEEDTYEEEIYEEENEYEEDWNEDSNSYEADESYENDDVYIEEELDEDYSDEEETEEFEEEGDGEIYSDGLEEEEAY, translated from the coding sequence ATGACTACTTTTGGCTTTGTATTATGGAACTATTTTTATCCAAATGATTATCAAAAAATGCCTAAAACAACAGTTGTAGTAGATTCAACGAAAGTAGAAGAAGACAAAAAGGAAACAGAAAAGAAAACAGAAGAAATTAAGGCTGAAGCTTTACCCGCTAGTGAAATCACAGAAAAAGTTCAAAAAGATGTCTCTCGAGTGATTGAAGAATCATTACAAAAAGTAGTAACTATCTATACGGAAGCAAGCCAAGGTTCTGGTTTCTTAATTAATGAAAAAGGGGACATATTAACAAATGCTCATGTCGTGGAAGGTTCTATATACGTAACCGTTCAAGATAGTACAAATCATGAATATAGTGGAACCGTGATTGGGTACTCAAATAATACGGATGTTGCAGTTGTTAGAGTGCCTGATTTAGCCGGAGGTAACTTTCTTCCCATGGAAACGACTGAAATTGCTTCACTTGGAGAAGAAGTGCTTGCTTTAGGAAGCCCATTAGGCTTGCGTAATACCGCAACTTTAGGCCATATAACAGGAGTGGATCGCAGCTTTTATATTGGGGAGCGTGCCTATGAAAATATTTATCAAATGTCAGCACAAATTGCTTCTGGTAGCAGCGGAGGCCCACTTGTATCCTTAAAAACCGAGAAAGTAATTGCAATCAATTCCGCTAAAGTAATGGGAGAGGAATCTATCGGGTTTAGTATTCCGATAAATTCAATTTATTCATTAATTACAGATTGGATTACCACACCGTTATCTGAACAAGAACTAAATAATCTATTTTATAACGATGAAGGCTATTTACATTATCAAGAAGAGCTTGAAAATGGTGATGACTGGTATTTTGATGGAGGAGATTATTCAGATGAGAACAACTCCTACTATGATATCCCAGATGACTGGTACAATGCTTCAGAAGAAGAAGATAGCTTGTATGAAGAAGACGGTTACGAATACGAAGAGGAAACAATACATGAGGAAGATACTTATGAAGAAGAGATTTATGAGGAAGAAAACGAATATGAAGAAGATTGGAACGAAGACTCCAATTCTTATGAAGCAGATGAAAGCTATGAAAATGACGATGTATATATAGAAGAGGAATTAGATGAAGATTATTCGGATGAGGAAGAAACGGAAGAATTTGAAGAAGAGGGGGATGGTGAAATATATAGTGATGGATTAGAGGAAGAAGAGGCATATTAA
- a CDS encoding nitroreductase family protein: MSELTTVVKERRSANNFLENQPISINELNEIFELTKFAPSANNLQHAKYIAILDTHIKEQIKEAAGQYKVSTASAVILVLGDKKAHQNVAQIYEGLLHLGIMDQREYEETVNSIITDAETKGEKFQSEEAIRNASLSAMQFMLIAKDKGWDTCPMIGFDQAKVREILNITNQYEIALMITIGKEKTASRRPRGYRKPVTEFVTYI, translated from the coding sequence ATGTCTGAATTGACAACTGTAGTAAAAGAACGTCGCTCGGCTAATAACTTTTTAGAAAACCAACCGATTTCCATAAATGAATTAAATGAAATATTTGAATTAACGAAGTTTGCTCCTTCTGCAAACAATTTACAGCATGCAAAATATATTGCTATTTTAGATACACACATAAAGGAACAAATTAAAGAAGCTGCTGGTCAATATAAAGTGTCGACCGCTTCCGCTGTGATTCTTGTACTTGGTGATAAAAAAGCTCACCAAAACGTTGCGCAAATTTATGAAGGGTTACTCCATTTAGGCATTATGGACCAACGAGAATATGAGGAGACTGTTAACAGCATTATAACGGATGCAGAAACAAAAGGAGAAAAATTTCAAAGTGAGGAAGCGATTCGAAACGCTTCTCTTTCAGCCATGCAATTTATGCTCATCGCCAAAGACAAAGGCTGGGACACTTGTCCAATGATTGGGTTTGATCAAGCAAAAGTACGAGAAATTTTAAACATTACCAATCAATATGAAATTGCACTAATGATTACAATTGGAAAAGAAAAAACAGCCAGCAGGCGACCACGAGGATATCGTAAACCTGTTACGGAATTTGTTACATATATATAA
- a CDS encoding cytosolic protein, with protein sequence MNTFIVGFHQEDNVDSMQVQKLTEAEFEKSTSGGIRRLFELDTNIGFFVFLDAEDEEGDVSHLVLKYEEDAEDAEDPSDFYSFSQNDFYEFMALYLHGIDELEEEEESEEYGPVHHLAHLLHHIVEEGNAVKP encoded by the coding sequence ATGAATACTTTTATTGTTGGATTTCATCAAGAAGATAATGTAGACAGCATGCAAGTTCAAAAATTAACAGAAGCTGAGTTTGAAAAATCAACAAGTGGTGGAATTCGAAGATTATTCGAACTCGATACGAATATTGGATTTTTCGTATTTTTGGATGCGGAAGATGAGGAAGGGGATGTATCTCATCTCGTATTGAAGTATGAAGAGGATGCGGAGGATGCGGAAGATCCATCAGATTTTTATTCATTTTCTCAAAATGATTTTTACGAATTTATGGCTTTATATTTACACGGTATCGATGAATTAGAAGAAGAGGAAGAAAGTGAAGAGTATGGTCCAGTTCATCATCTTGCTCATTTACTTCATCATATTGTGGAAGAAGGGAATGCCGTTAAACCTTAA
- a CDS encoding exodeoxyribonuclease III, translated as MKLVSWNVNGIRACVKKGFLDYFKEVDADIFCLQETKLQEGQIELELEGYHQYWNYALKKGYSGTAIFTKQQPLSIKYGVGDEQEEPEGRIITLEFDTFYMVNVYALNAKRDLSRLDERLEWEDKIRAYLVELDAVKPVVYCGDLNVAHQPCDLKNAKSNVGNSGFTMAEREKMTDLLAAGFLDTFRYFYPDKEGAYTWWSYMAKVRERNIGWRIDYFIVSERLQNDLIDADIHSHILGSDHCPIVLEMNL; from the coding sequence ATGAAATTAGTTTCATGGAATGTAAATGGCATACGAGCTTGTGTAAAGAAGGGATTTTTAGATTATTTTAAAGAAGTAGATGCAGATATTTTTTGTTTACAAGAAACAAAGCTTCAAGAGGGACAAATCGAGCTTGAATTAGAAGGATATCATCAATATTGGAATTATGCCCTTAAGAAAGGGTACTCGGGTACAGCCATTTTCACGAAGCAACAACCTTTATCGATAAAATATGGTGTAGGTGATGAGCAAGAGGAACCGGAAGGAAGAATTATTACACTAGAATTTGATACGTTTTATATGGTCAATGTGTATGCCCTTAATGCAAAGCGAGATTTATCGCGATTGGACGAGCGCTTAGAGTGGGAAGATAAAATTCGTGCGTATTTAGTTGAGCTTGATGCAGTCAAGCCTGTTGTATATTGCGGGGATTTAAATGTTGCTCATCAACCGTGTGACTTAAAAAATGCTAAATCGAATGTTGGGAATTCAGGATTTACAATGGCAGAACGAGAGAAAATGACAGACTTGCTTGCCGCAGGTTTCCTAGATACATTCCGTTACTTTTATCCAGACAAAGAGGGCGCGTATACGTGGTGGTCTTATATGGCTAAAGTGCGTGAACGTAATATTGGTTGGCGTATTGATTACTTTATCGTATCAGAGCGCTTGCAAAATGATTTAATAGATGCTGATATACATAGTCATATTTTAGGCAGTGATCATTGTCCCATTGTTTTAGAAATGAACTTGTAA
- the glgA gene encoding glycogen synthase GlgA: MHVLFAASECAPYIKTGGLGDVIGALPKALKKQQIGVSVVLPKFEDLPFKYKQQLTYMTSIEVPVGWRKQFCGIEKLVDNGINYYFLDNEYYFKRHGSYGYFDDGERFAFFSRAVLEALPYLEEKPDIIHCHDWQTGPISVLLKSHFSNHPFYRNLKTVFTIHNLRYQGVFPKSVLSELLDLSELYFHMDAFEFYGNVSYLKAGLAFSDYLTTVSPSYAGEIQTGYYGEQLDGFLRKRSNRLQGIINGVDYEVYNPRLDSSLFKPYKTYAGKMENKRKLQEDLHLPINDEIPVISMVTRLVEQKGIDLVLRVFHEMMSQHVQLVILGTGDAYYESALRDLAAQYPDKVSVQTYFDEQLSRRIYAGSDLFLMPSQFEPCGIGQLIALRYGTLPIVRETGGLRDTVIPYNEFINEGNGFSFTNYNAHDMLYTIERAVGLYRFQPKKWQNLAERAMRFDYSWDASSKAYIELYESLVETTAVPAF; the protein is encoded by the coding sequence ATGCATGTATTATTTGCTGCTTCAGAATGTGCCCCATATATTAAAACAGGCGGGTTAGGCGATGTCATTGGAGCGCTGCCAAAAGCACTGAAAAAACAACAAATAGGAGTTAGTGTTGTTTTACCAAAGTTTGAAGATCTTCCTTTTAAATATAAGCAACAGCTAACTTATATGACGAGTATTGAAGTACCGGTAGGTTGGCGAAAGCAATTTTGCGGGATTGAAAAATTGGTTGATAATGGGATTAATTACTACTTTTTAGATAATGAATATTATTTTAAACGACATGGTAGCTATGGATATTTTGATGATGGAGAGCGATTTGCTTTCTTTTCAAGAGCGGTGTTAGAAGCGTTACCTTATTTAGAAGAAAAACCAGATATTATTCATTGTCATGATTGGCAAACTGGACCGATTAGTGTTTTGTTAAAAAGTCATTTTAGCAATCATCCCTTTTATCGTAACTTAAAAACAGTGTTTACGATACATAACTTACGCTATCAAGGAGTATTTCCTAAGTCAGTATTATCGGAATTATTGGATTTAAGTGAGTTGTATTTTCATATGGACGCGTTTGAATTCTATGGAAATGTAAGTTATTTAAAAGCGGGATTAGCTTTTTCTGATTATTTAACAACTGTTAGTCCAAGTTATGCGGGAGAAATTCAAACAGGTTATTACGGTGAGCAACTTGATGGATTTCTTCGTAAACGAAGTAATCGTCTGCAAGGGATTATTAATGGCGTCGATTATGAAGTGTATAATCCAAGGCTGGATTCTTCCTTATTTAAACCGTATAAAACATATGCAGGAAAAATGGAGAATAAACGCAAGCTTCAAGAAGACTTACATCTTCCTATAAATGATGAAATACCCGTTATTTCAATGGTTACTCGTCTCGTTGAACAAAAAGGAATAGACTTAGTTCTTCGTGTCTTTCATGAAATGATGAGTCAACATGTTCAACTTGTTATACTTGGTACAGGAGATGCCTATTATGAATCTGCACTGCGAGATTTAGCAGCGCAGTATCCGGATAAGGTGTCTGTTCAGACGTATTTCGATGAGCAATTATCACGACGAATCTATGCAGGTTCTGATTTATTCCTAATGCCATCTCAATTTGAACCATGCGGCATTGGACAATTAATCGCACTTCGTTATGGAACATTGCCGATTGTGCGAGAAACGGGTGGGCTTCGAGATACGGTCATTCCTTATAATGAGTTTATAAATGAAGGAAATGGGTTTAGTTTCACGAACTATAATGCGCATGATATGCTGTATACGATTGAGAGAGCGGTTGGTTTATATCGTTTTCAGCCGAAAAAATGGCAAAATCTTGCCGAAAGAGCGATGAGGTTCGACTATAGCTGGGATGCATCATCAAAAGCATATATTGAGTTATATGAATCTTTAGTTGAAACGACAGCGGTCCCTGCTTTTTAA
- the glgD gene encoding glucose-1-phosphate adenylyltransferase subunit GlgD, whose product MGNVLGLINLINEKQYLKELTTHRNIASVPFGGRYRLIDFTMSNFINADISLVAVFPKERYLSLMDHLGSGKEWNLDRRSGGLFILPPIQPHESSMGDMKQFHNHLSFFERVNADTVIISPGNHVCKMDYNEILAFHRENQADITVVYKDFYDGAVEKLIYHQCIVNEDGNVTDINLFNVPQAGDHISLETYVISKSLFIDLIKKCAANEEYNFLKDAVKANLHCLNVKGYHFTGDLPFIHSIESFHASNMKFLNPQTLKSFFSEEWSVFTKIKHEPPAKYGQSSNVKNSLVANGCDIEGTVENSILFRGVKVKKGAIVKNSIIMQKGEIEEGAIVENVIADKEVRITKAKKAVGENEPLVIKKAEVI is encoded by the coding sequence ATGGGAAATGTATTAGGCCTTATTAATCTAATTAATGAGAAGCAATATTTAAAAGAATTAACGACTCACCGTAATATAGCATCCGTTCCTTTCGGAGGTCGTTATCGTCTTATTGACTTTACGATGTCGAATTTTATTAATGCTGATATTTCTTTAGTTGCCGTTTTTCCGAAAGAAAGATACTTATCCTTGATGGATCACCTTGGATCAGGGAAGGAATGGAATCTAGATCGACGTTCAGGAGGATTATTTATTTTGCCTCCTATTCAGCCGCATGAATCGAGTATGGGTGATATGAAACAGTTTCATAATCATTTAAGTTTTTTTGAACGAGTAAATGCTGATACAGTGATTATTTCACCAGGAAATCATGTATGTAAAATGGATTACAATGAAATCCTTGCTTTTCATCGAGAAAATCAAGCAGATATTACCGTTGTGTATAAAGATTTTTACGACGGTGCTGTTGAAAAGTTAATTTATCATCAATGTATAGTGAATGAGGACGGAAATGTAACCGATATTAACTTATTTAATGTACCGCAAGCGGGCGACCATATTTCGCTTGAAACGTATGTAATTAGTAAATCTCTTTTTATCGATTTGATTAAAAAGTGTGCAGCGAATGAAGAATATAATTTTTTAAAAGATGCGGTAAAAGCTAACCTTCATTGTTTAAATGTAAAAGGATATCACTTTACTGGGGATCTGCCATTTATTCATTCTATCGAAAGTTTTCATGCTAGTAATATGAAGTTTTTAAACCCTCAAACTCTTAAATCTTTCTTTAGTGAGGAATGGAGTGTATTTACGAAAATTAAACATGAGCCTCCAGCTAAGTACGGACAGTCATCAAATGTGAAAAATTCTTTAGTTGCTAATGGATGCGATATTGAAGGGACAGTTGAAAACAGCATTCTATTCCGCGGGGTTAAAGTGAAAAAAGGAGCAATCGTGAAAAATAGCATTATTATGCAAAAAGGTGAAATCGAAGAGGGCGCTATTGTTGAAAATGTTATCGCGGATAAAGAAGTAAGAATTACGAAAGCGAAAAAGGCTGTTGGAGAAAACGAACCACTAGTTATCAAAAAGGCGGAAGTTATTTAA
- a CDS encoding glucose-1-phosphate adenylyltransferase produces the protein MASKKWVAMLLAGGQGSRLGELTSGLAKPAVPFGGKYRIIDFPLSNCTHSGIDTVGVLTQYQPHLLNDYVGNGKVWDLDSDFGGVSVLPPYKGKDGGEWYKGTANAVYQNIQYIDRYNPENVLIISGDHIYKMDYSQMLAYHIEKRSQATIAVIQVPWQEASRFGIMNTNDNQKITEFDEKPEYPKSNLASMGVYLFNWKTLRSYLIEDERDLTSDHDFGKNIIPNMLEDRKHLYAYHFEGYWKDVGTVESLWEAHMDLLEVNPQFQLDDPDWKVFARNANHPPHYIGEEAVIKQSLTNEGCMIYGTVEHSVLSYNVQVGYNTTIKDSVIMPNVHIGDNVHIERAIIDSNCVIEDGAVIGNSNPSAKITLIGEGQTITSTNQKKITNI, from the coding sequence ATGGCTTCAAAGAAATGGGTTGCAATGTTATTAGCCGGCGGACAGGGGTCTCGATTAGGAGAATTAACAAGTGGATTAGCTAAACCAGCTGTTCCTTTCGGAGGGAAATATAGAATTATTGACTTTCCTTTAAGTAATTGCACACATTCTGGTATTGATACGGTTGGTGTCTTAACGCAATATCAGCCTCATTTACTCAACGACTATGTCGGGAATGGTAAAGTATGGGACTTGGATTCGGATTTCGGCGGCGTTTCGGTACTACCTCCTTATAAAGGGAAAGACGGTGGGGAGTGGTATAAAGGAACGGCGAATGCAGTCTATCAAAATATTCAATATATAGATCGATATAATCCAGAAAATGTTTTAATTATTTCCGGTGATCATATTTATAAAATGGATTATAGTCAAATGCTCGCTTATCATATTGAAAAACGCTCCCAAGCGACAATTGCAGTTATTCAAGTACCATGGCAAGAAGCGAGCCGTTTTGGCATTATGAATACTAACGACAATCAAAAAATTACCGAATTTGATGAGAAGCCCGAATATCCGAAAAGTAACTTAGCTTCAATGGGTGTATACCTCTTTAACTGGAAAACACTAAGAAGTTATTTAATAGAGGATGAAAGGGATTTAACCTCGGATCACGACTTTGGTAAAAATATTATCCCTAATATGTTAGAGGACCGAAAACATTTATATGCCTATCATTTTGAAGGATACTGGAAAGATGTTGGAACAGTGGAAAGCCTTTGGGAAGCGCATATGGATCTTCTAGAGGTAAACCCTCAGTTTCAATTAGATGATCCGGATTGGAAAGTATTCGCCAGAAACGCGAATCATCCGCCGCATTATATTGGGGAAGAGGCAGTCATTAAACAATCTCTTACAAATGAAGGGTGCATGATCTATGGTACAGTGGAGCACTCTGTTTTATCCTATAATGTTCAGGTTGGCTATAATACAACTATTAAAGATTCCGTCATTATGCCGAATGTTCATATTGGAGATAATGTTCATATTGAAAGAGCGATTATTGATAGTAATTGTGTGATAGAAGATGGGGCTGTGATTGGAAACTCCAATCCATCAGCTAAGATTACTTTAATAGGAGAAGGTCAAACGATTACTTCTACTAACCAAAAAAAGATTACGAATATTTGA
- the glgB gene encoding 1,4-alpha-glucan branching protein GlgB, translating to MNNTVDACYEINPTDLYLFHEGTLYESYKLLGAHFVKKANQEGVRFTVWAPHARGVSVVGDFNHWNGENHQMERIERSGIWVLFVPDLKEGELYKYEIHTPSNHIILKADPYAFYSELRPKTASVIKRLDTYNWQDSKWMAQRKKEDVYHKPMSIYEVHIGTWKQKETGEFYTYRELADELIEYVVDNGFTHIELMPVMEHPYDKSWGYQLTGYYSLTSRYGTPEDFMYFVDQCHQHQIGVILDWVPAHFCKDAHGLGRFDGTPLYEPIDFRRAERPAWGTYSFDFRKPEVVSFLISNAMFWMDVYHIDGFRIDAVSSMVYLNHDNPLPERIFNQYGEEENLEAIAFIKKLNEAVFHKYPTALMMAEEATDWPLVTSPTDVGGLGFNFKWNMGWVNDILRYMKLDISHRPYHHNLLTFSLFYAFSENFVLSFSHDDVVHGKRSLLNKMPGDYWQKFANLRLLYGYFITHPGKKLLFMGGEFGQFIEWKDEEQLDWLLLDYESHTKLARFFRALQHFYQQSSCLWRLDHDQEGFEWIDPNNHKQSIISFIRKGKRKGDYALIVCNFSADVYHNFRIGVPSLGKYIEVLNSDDVSFGGTGQCNRQPIAVQKKPYHNQRYSMEITVPPLAISVFMKQTQKRQGRVKG from the coding sequence TTGAATAATACTGTTGATGCTTGCTATGAAATAAATCCCACTGATTTATATTTATTTCATGAAGGAACACTTTATGAAAGTTATAAATTGCTTGGTGCACATTTTGTGAAAAAAGCGAATCAAGAAGGTGTAAGGTTTACCGTTTGGGCTCCTCATGCTAGAGGTGTATCCGTTGTTGGTGATTTTAATCATTGGAACGGAGAGAATCATCAAATGGAAAGGATTGAACGATCGGGAATTTGGGTCCTGTTCGTGCCTGACTTAAAGGAAGGTGAATTGTATAAATATGAAATACATACACCAAGTAATCATATCATTCTCAAAGCAGATCCATATGCTTTTTATTCGGAATTACGTCCCAAGACAGCTTCAGTTATTAAGCGATTAGATACGTACAATTGGCAAGATTCCAAATGGATGGCTCAACGAAAAAAGGAAGATGTGTATCATAAACCGATGTCCATTTATGAAGTACATATTGGAACGTGGAAACAAAAGGAGACCGGGGAGTTTTATACGTATCGAGAGCTTGCTGATGAATTGATTGAATATGTAGTAGATAACGGATTTACACATATCGAACTCATGCCCGTTATGGAACATCCATATGATAAATCATGGGGCTATCAGTTGACTGGTTATTATTCACTCACAAGTCGGTATGGTACTCCAGAGGATTTCATGTATTTTGTGGATCAATGTCATCAACATCAAATTGGGGTCATTTTAGATTGGGTTCCTGCTCACTTTTGTAAAGATGCTCATGGCTTAGGAAGATTTGATGGCACTCCTTTATATGAACCAATCGATTTTCGAAGAGCGGAACGCCCGGCATGGGGAACGTATAGCTTTGATTTTAGAAAGCCAGAGGTTGTTAGTTTTTTAATTTCTAATGCCATGTTTTGGATGGATGTGTATCATATTGATGGCTTTCGCATTGATGCAGTATCCTCGATGGTTTACTTAAATCATGATAACCCGCTTCCAGAGCGGATCTTCAATCAGTATGGCGAAGAGGAAAATTTAGAAGCGATTGCCTTTATTAAAAAATTAAATGAAGCGGTATTTCATAAGTATCCTACTGCTTTAATGATGGCTGAGGAAGCGACAGATTGGCCGCTGGTTACATCACCAACGGATGTAGGAGGACTAGGCTTTAATTTTAAATGGAATATGGGCTGGGTCAATGATATTCTTCGGTATATGAAGCTGGATATAAGTCATCGACCTTATCATCATAACCTCTTAACATTCTCGTTATTTTATGCCTTCTCAGAAAATTTTGTGCTTTCTTTTTCACATGACGATGTTGTACATGGGAAACGTTCTCTTCTAAATAAAATGCCAGGTGACTATTGGCAAAAGTTTGCGAATCTTCGTTTACTTTATGGGTATTTTATCACACATCCAGGAAAAAAATTATTGTTTATGGGCGGAGAATTCGGTCAATTTATTGAATGGAAAGATGAAGAGCAATTAGATTGGTTACTATTAGACTATGAATCACACACAAAGTTGGCTCGATTTTTCCGTGCTTTGCAACATTTTTATCAGCAGTCGTCTTGCTTATGGAGACTTGACCATGATCAGGAAGGGTTTGAATGGATTGATCCGAATAATCATAAACAGAGTATTATTAGTTTTATTAGAAAGGGCAAACGTAAAGGGGATTATGCGCTGATTGTGTGCAACTTTTCAGCCGATGTGTATCATAACTTCCGTATCGGTGTTCCATCATTAGGAAAATATATCGAGGTGTTAAACAGCGATGACGTTTCTTTTGGTGGAACGGGTCAGTGTAATAGGCAGCCAATTGCTGTTCAAAAGAAGCCTTATCATAATCAACGTTATAGTATGGAAATAACTGTACCACCATTAGCTATTTCAGTTTTTATGAAGCAAACGCAAAAAAGACAGGGGAGAGTGAAGGGATAA